GAATATGGCGGCAGCGGCAATTCAGCTGTAATCACAGCGTTCGGTGTATGGAAAGCAATTAAGGCAACGGCAAAAGAGATATTTGGAACAGACTCACTTCGGGACCGTAAAATTGCGGTCCAGGGCCTTGGAAAAGTTGGCCGCATTCTTGTTGGCCACCTTCATGAAGAAGGGGCGAAGCTGATCGTCACTGATATTTTTGAAGAGAATGTAAGAGAAGTTAAGGAGCTATTCCCAGATATCGAAACAGTTGAACCACTTGATATTTACAGCGTAGAATGCGACATATTTTCACCGAATGCATTGGGCGCAGTTATCAATGACATCACGATCCCAAAACTCAAGTGCCTTGCAGTTGCCGGTGCAGCGAATAATGTGCTGGCAGAAGAAAGGCACGGTGACATGCTGCATCAGAAAGGTATCCTCTATGCTCCGGACTATGTGGCAAATGCCGGGGGGTTGATTCAGGTGGCGGATGAACTCCATGAGTACAGCAAGGAACGGGCGTTCAGGAATGCCAGCATGATCTATGATATTCTTGAAAAAATCTACAAAATCTCCAAAACTCATGATATCCCAACGTATAAAGCTGCAAATATATTAGTAGAAGAGAAGATTGAAAAAATCAGCCGAATCCAGAGCAAGTATACAGGTTAAGCAGCAGGAGGTGAGAAGCATGCGCTATAAAAGTTTTGATGAGGTCATCTTTGAAGCACAAAAAAGGCCGCCGGTAAAAATGAGCGTTGCCGCTGCACATGACAGGGATGTGCTCGAAGCTGTAAAAGCAGCCGTGGAGCTCGGAATCATAGAACCTTATTTAGTCGGAGATCCGCAAAGAATCTTTGAGCTGGCAAGAGAGCTTAACTTTTCTGTAGAAAAATATCCTGTATATCCGGCCTATACTGAAAATGAAAATGCTTTTATTGCTGCTAAACTGGCAAGCGATGCTCAAGTGCAGATAATCATGAAAGGCTTTGTGAATAGCACCCCATTTTTAAAAGGAGTGCTTCATAAGGAGCTTAATTTAAAAACTGGCCGTGTCATCAGCCATATCTCCGTGTTCGACATCCCTGGTGCGGAACAGCTGATTAGTATGAGTGATGGCGGTATTAATATTGCGCCGGATTTTGAGCAGAAGAAGCAAATCATCCAAAATGCGGTTGAGTTCCTGGACAGAATTGGAGTGGACCGTCCGCGGGTAGCGATTTTAGCAGCGAATGAACGAGTCAGCGAGAAGATGCCCGTGACCGTGGAAGCCGATCACCTGGCTATGGTTATTAAAAATGAATCGAGCCAGTCGCTGCTAATCGAAGGGCCGCTTCCGCTGGACCTCGCCATCAGCAGGGAATCCCTTCTGCACAAAGGGCTGGATAGTGAGCTTGAGGGAGCAGCGGATCTGCTTATAGTCCCAACAATTGAAGCTGGAAACTTCCTTGGCAAGGCGATTACGTATTTTGCGAAGGGAACGATGGCAGGAATCGTGCTTGGTGCGAAAGTGCCCCTCGTATTGAACTCCCGGTCAGACACCGCTGAGGCTAAATTGGCTTCGATTGCACTGGCCGTCGTTGCGGCTTCCAATACAACGGTCAGCGTTTGAGAGATAGGAGAGGTATAATGAAAATTTCAGCGATAAATCCAGGCTCCACTTCTACCAAGCTAGCAGTTTACGAAGATGAAAAATTACTATTTGAAGATACGATCCGTCATGCTGATGCTGAAATCATAAAGCTGCCGGAATTAGCCGACCAGCTGCAGTACAGATTTGAGTCCATCATGGAAGCTTTACGGTTGAAGGGCTTCAAACCTTCAGAGCTGGACGCGGTCGTTGGCCGGGGTGGGATGCTGAAGCCGATGGACAGCGGGACATATATAGTTGATGAAAATTTGCTGAATGATGCACGCTCCGGGAAATATGGCAATCATGCATCGAACCTGGGATCCATTATCGCAGCGGAAATAGCTGGAACTCATCAAATACCAGCCTATATTGTTGACCCAGTATGTGTGGATGAACTGATTGATGAAGCGAGGATTTCCGGACTGGCTGATATTGAGAGGAAAAGCCATGTCCATGCCCTCAATATCAAGGCCGTTTCCCGCAAAATTGCAGCCGGAATTGGGAAGGATTTGGATGATACAAGCTTTGTTGTGGCCCATCTAGGAGGAGGCATTTCAGTCGCTGCACTGCAGAATGGCAGGATCATAGATGTCAACAATGCCGAAAATGAGGGACCGTTCTCTCCCGAACGGGCAGGCGGGCTCCCGGCAAAACAGCTCGTCCAGCTTTGTTTTTCAGGAAAATATACTGAAAAAGAATTGCTTCTGATGATGACTAAGCAGGGTGGTGTGTATTCCTATCTTGGTACCAAGAATCTTATAGAAGCTGAGAACCTGGCTGCTGAGGGTGACTCGAAGGCTGGTCTTATTTTAAAAGCGATGGTCCACCAGATTGGAAAAGAGATCGGCGCGATGGCGACCGTACTGGAAGGGAAGATTGACGGAATCATTCTTACCGGGGGAATCGCCCATTCAGATATGATTGCAAATATGATACAGGAGAAAATCAGTTTCCTGGGAAAAGTTTTCGTCCTGCCTGGTGAAGCGGAAATGGAATCCCTGGCTGCAGGTGCTTTAAGAGTGATGAAAGGGCAAGAAGAAGCGAAAATCTATTAAAAAATGGCTGAGTCTATGTGTCTCGAGTGAACACATAAGGCTCAGCCATTTTTTTGACTAGAATAATGGAGATATTCGCAAAAATAGGATTTTACTCGCAGTAAACCAGGATTTATTCGCAAATAAATGAA
This window of the Mesobacillus jeotgali genome carries:
- a CDS encoding Glu/Leu/Phe/Val family dehydrogenase; its protein translation is MDIFEEMKSQGHEQVIFNYDKATGLKSIVAIHDTTLGPALGGCRMWDYESTEEALRDVLRLSKGMTYKCGVSGVTYGGGKAVIIGDPKSEKSDELFQAFGSFIETLKGRFYTGTDVGTVGMDFVSASKQTSYLVGLPEEYGGSGNSAVITAFGVWKAIKATAKEIFGTDSLRDRKIAVQGLGKVGRILVGHLHEEGAKLIVTDIFEENVREVKELFPDIETVEPLDIYSVECDIFSPNALGAVINDITIPKLKCLAVAGAANNVLAEERHGDMLHQKGILYAPDYVANAGGLIQVADELHEYSKERAFRNASMIYDILEKIYKISKTHDIPTYKAANILVEEKIEKISRIQSKYTG
- a CDS encoding bifunctional enoyl-CoA hydratase/phosphate acetyltransferase, yielding MRYKSFDEVIFEAQKRPPVKMSVAAAHDRDVLEAVKAAVELGIIEPYLVGDPQRIFELARELNFSVEKYPVYPAYTENENAFIAAKLASDAQVQIIMKGFVNSTPFLKGVLHKELNLKTGRVISHISVFDIPGAEQLISMSDGGINIAPDFEQKKQIIQNAVEFLDRIGVDRPRVAILAANERVSEKMPVTVEADHLAMVIKNESSQSLLIEGPLPLDLAISRESLLHKGLDSELEGAADLLIVPTIEAGNFLGKAITYFAKGTMAGIVLGAKVPLVLNSRSDTAEAKLASIALAVVAASNTTVSV
- the buk gene encoding butyrate kinase encodes the protein MKISAINPGSTSTKLAVYEDEKLLFEDTIRHADAEIIKLPELADQLQYRFESIMEALRLKGFKPSELDAVVGRGGMLKPMDSGTYIVDENLLNDARSGKYGNHASNLGSIIAAEIAGTHQIPAYIVDPVCVDELIDEARISGLADIERKSHVHALNIKAVSRKIAAGIGKDLDDTSFVVAHLGGGISVAALQNGRIIDVNNAENEGPFSPERAGGLPAKQLVQLCFSGKYTEKELLLMMTKQGGVYSYLGTKNLIEAENLAAEGDSKAGLILKAMVHQIGKEIGAMATVLEGKIDGIILTGGIAHSDMIANMIQEKISFLGKVFVLPGEAEMESLAAGALRVMKGQEEAKIY